The genomic region GAAAGATTTTGGAAGAATTAAAGAAGGGTAGTAACAGAGAAACATTTTATCAAACAATCCTTTCCAAAATGGCGGAATTATAAAAAGACCAATGCCAGTATCAGCTATATTTGAATTCAAGATTATTGTAAGGGGTGGGAAGGTATATGCTGCATAAAATAATTTACAAAAATTTTAAAAGCAATATACGGAAATATATTTTATTTTTTGTCAGTAACATTATAGCCGTAGCAGAATTATTTATCTTTTGGGGATTGAATGATGTTGTAGTGCGGGCAGTTACAGAACCTTCGATTATGATGGGAATAAAAAGTGATTTTATGATAGCGGTTGGATTAATAACTGTTGTTACAATACTTTTGATGGTATTTTCTATGCGCTATTATATTAAACTCCGGGCAAAAGATTATGGAACTTTTATTATGCTTGGGATGAAAAAGAAGATGTCTTATATGCTTCTTTTTGCGGAATACATTATAGGATGTATAGGTTCACTTTTAATTGGTATTTTGTTAGGAAATCTGCTCCTATATGGAATTTTATATTGCTTAAATCAATACAATCCTCAGATTATTACATTACAAAAAGTGGATCCGGTCGTATATAAAAATACAATTCTTTTGTGTCTGGGAGTTATGCTTGGAATCTTTATAATTCTCCTGGTGTGGATGGACGGAAGAAATTTAAGCTCTTTAATGATGAAAGAGGAAATAAAGGAAAAACGTCCCGTCAGTTCAAAATGGCTGTTGTTTACAGTGTTAGGGATTGTATTTATAATACTTGCAATTAAACAATATAAGCCAGGAACATGGGGATATTATTTTGCACATATATATTTTCTGATAGGCGGAATTCTTATTATCACTTTCAGTGGTGCATTTATTCTTGAACAGGCGAAAAAAGAACCTTTTTACTTTCGGTATGCATTGAAAATCAATCAACTTGATAGTAAATATCAAAGTAATATATTAATTATTCTGATGTTATTTGTAATACATTTTTTTGTTCTTTCTTATATCGGTACACAAATAGTAGAGATTCTGCCTCTTGACAAGACAAATAGTAATTATCCTTATGATATAATCTGGATGGCACGCCAGAACGATGAAAAATACAGTGAAAAAATAGCTGAAAAATATAATGGGACAGTTAAACATATTCCGATGATCCGGGCAACAATGTTTTATTCACAGGAAGAAATTGGAATATCTGAATCCACATATAAAGAACTAACAGGGAAGGCTTATGGTTTGTCTGGGAAAGAAATTGTTATAGGAATTGAGGACCAGAATTATCAAAGGGAAGAAAAAGTAACTGATAAGGTTCTTTATGATTTATTTGGATGGCTGTATATTGGTAAATTTAATCCGAATAAAAAGGAATTTGAATCTTCCAATATTTTAAAAGATGCGAATTATCAGTATAGGATAAAAGAAATTCATACACAAAACGTATTTGGAAAATTCGTACCAGAAGATGCCGGTGAAGGTTGTGAAGATACAGTTATATTTTCGGATGAATATTTTGATAAACAATGGGAAAAACAGGCAGCAGATGATGAAGAAGTTTCAATGTTAGAAGCATTTTCTTTTCCAAAAACAAAAGAGCAGATGGCCTGGAAAGAGATAAAAGATCATGCAGATAAAGAGGGAATTACTGTATTTCAACCAGATGACAGTCATTCGCCACATGCTATATGCTATGATAAGACTGTGTTTTTAAAAGAGCAGAAAGCAAGTAATATATTTTTACTTTTTAGCAAGCTGTTTATTCTGATAACACTTTTGATTAGTGGTACTTTTATTATGGTTGTTAAAAATCTGGCCGAAATGTCTTCTTATCAAAGACGTTATGAATTTTTTCATTCTATGGGCATGAAACAAAAAGAGCAAAAGAAGATCTTAAGTTTTGAGATTTGCAGCGTAGCAAATATAGCATTAGGTACAGGTATTTGTTTAGCTCTTTTATATGTAATGACTTATTTACATTGGTATGATGCGATGGGTGAAAAAATATCAACCACTTTTTGGAGCTACTGGCTTAAGCTCGTTGGAATTTATATAATTATTCAGATAGTTGTGCAGAAATTATTTGTAAGGTATGTGAACAAAAGAATTTAGAAGAAAGGCTCAGACGAGGTTTGTTGTGTCAAATTTTGAATGCGATATAAAAATACGCATATAATATTTTACTGACAAATGTTTGCAAAAATCACTTGCCTTTTGCAAAGGTTCGTGATAGAATTTTTGTCAGTGATCAGGTTGCAGAAACTTGCGATGCCTGCGACCGGACGGAGGACCTGAGGGCCCTCCGTTTTTCTATATATGCAGATTTTTATAGAAGGTGAAAAATGACAGAAAAAGCGTTAAAACCGATAAAACCGTTTTTGAATTATGAAGAACAAATCAATAATCTCATCGAGCAAAAAGGAATGATTGTTAATGATCATAAATTTGCTGTGTCCAAATTAGAAGATATCAGTTATTTTGCTTTAATAGATGGATATAAAAATCTGTTTTATAATCCTATGACAAGAAAATATAAGGAAGGCACAACCTTTGAGGATCTTGTTGCTTTATATGAATTTGATGAAAAACTTCGTACATTGATCTTCCGGTATCTTTGTCATTTTGAGCAAAAAATGAGATCGCTGATTTCTTATCATTTTTGTGATACTTATTCAGAAAAACAGGAAGATTATCTGAATGCTGTACATTATAATAACTCGGGAGCAAATAAAAAGAAAATTGCTGCTTTAATAGCTATACTGGATAGAGAAGCAAAGAAAAGCACAGATCACGCTTATGTAGTTTATCAAAGAAAAACATATGGAAATGTTCCTATGTGGGTCATTATGAAAACTTTAACATTTGGACAGATGTCAAAGATGTATTCATTTCTGACGACCAGTATGAAAACGAAAATTAGCCGACATTTTGATTATGTAAGTGAAAAAGAACTAATTCAGTACATGAAAGTGCTTACCTTATATAGAAACGTCTGTGCTCATAATGAAAGGTTATTTTCATATAAGAGCAGGTTTGATATCCCTGATACAATATTACATAGAAAAATGAAACTTCCGCAAAATGGAAATAAATACAAATGTGGAAAAAACGATTTGTTTTCTGTTGTGATTGCTTTTCGAATGTTGCTGGCAAAAGAAGATTTTGCTGAATTTAAAAAATCTTTGAATCAGATAATTAACCAGTATATGAAAAAGACGGGCAATCTAAACCAGGATTTATTTTTCAAAGCAATGGGATTCCCGGAAAACTGGAAGAATATAAGTAGATATAAATTATAAAATAATCAATATAGTACGAACCGAGGATTCAAAATGAAAACCACGGAAAACAGATAAATATATAAATGGTCAGGAAGGTCAATATTTTGATTTGCCTGACTTATTTTTTTTATATCCAAATATGTAAGAAAAGTTGCCGATGGAAAGTTCTTTGCATTTTATTTGTAACATTTATCAAATTGAATAGTTAATATTATAAAGGAAAGGAGGACAGCACATGGATTTTGATTGTATATATAAATCATATTACCTGGACGTATATCATTTTTTGTGTGGTTTATCATCGAACAAAGAAATTGCAGAAGATATTACACAGGAAACTTTTACAAAAGCATTGACGGCAATTAATTCATATGATGGAAGAAAAGATATACGTGCATGGTTATTTACAATTGCAAGAAATACATATTTTACATATTGTAAGCGTGAGAAAATCTATGTGGAATGGGAGCCTCCAACGGAGCAGGTCGATATTCAGACGGAGTTTATTGACAATCTAATAAATAAAGAACAGGTTGAGAAAATACATAATTTTTTGAAAAATATGAAAGATCCATACAAAATAGTATTTGAATTAAGAATACATGGGGAACTTTCATTTGAAAAGATTGGAAGAATTTTTGGAAAAAGTTCTGGCTGGGCAAGAGTAACTTATTATAGAGCCAAAATGAAAATATTAGAATATATGGAGGCAGAGAATAATGAATAAAATAACATGTAATGTAATTAAAGATATTCTTCCGCTTTATATAGATGGGGTGGTAAGTGAAGATACACAAAAAATAGTGGATGAACATTTAGCGGAGTGCAGTTTATGCAGGGATGAAATGAATAAATTAAAAAAAACGTTAGTTATTCCAACAAATGAAGAAATACAACAGGAGACTGTCAATGTATTGGAAAAAAGTATTTCTTCTATTGAAAGAACTGTAGTTAAAAAATTTATCCATTATTCATCGTATTTCGATCTGATATTTAATATCGGAATGATTCCGTTTATATATTGGCTGTATGTGATTTGGATAAAAAAAGAAACGTCTCTTTTGAATATATATGTGTTTATCAAAAAATATAGCCGAATAAGCGGGGACTTATTAAGCTTTGCTTTGTTTTTTGTAATATTTATTTGTTGCGATATTATCCATATTGTTTTAACCATGAAAAAGAAACAATTGAATATTATGGATTCGGTAGTTGTGATGTCAATTATGGTAAAGTTATTTCTTATTCTTATTCTAATGGCATTTTTAACGGCAGGTATATTAATGTAAGGGGGAGAATTCATGTTCAAAGTTGTATGGAAAAGCTTTAAGTATAATAGGAAAAATTTTCTTTCTTTTTTTATGAGTGAAATATTATCAGTTGCAGTTATATTTATGCTTATTTATATTCAAGAGGCATTGTCACAAGTTCCAGGAATAAAAACTGAAGCGTTACAATTTGCATATCAAAGTGAATTAAGAAAGCAGTTACGCATAATCATTCCATGTATTATTTTAATTATGATTCTGGTAACGGGATATTCTGTTAAAGCGTATATAAACACAAGAATATGGGATTATAAATTATTTCAATTATTAGGAATACGCAAGAAAAATTTAAAAGTAATGATTGGTCTGGAATATGTAATAAGCGGTATGCTTGCATGTGGTTTTGGAATTCTGTTTGGTTTAATTGGAACGAAAATTATAAAAGAAATTCTTCATACTAGAATAAATGCAAGATTTGTCAAAGGCATTTCGATGTCAAGAGTTTATCTTGTGTTGATTCTAAGCTGTCTGATCATGACGATAGGCGTATATATTACATTGCAAATATTATTAGATACCAGAACGAATTTAGGAGATAAGATATTCAAGATTAAGGAATCTCGAATCCATTCGATGATATCAGTTATTTACTTTATAGTGGGTATTTTGGTTATTAGTAGTGGTTATCTGTTGGTGAATAATGATCCAATGATGGCTTATATGGCACTTATATGTATTTTGACAGGTCTTATAATTCTTATGATATTCGGAACTGGATTTTTTATGGAAAAATTCAGTGAGTCGAAATATTATAAAAAGCATATATTAGCTTGGAATGATTGCTACTGTTACATAAAAAAACATGGATTTCGGATGCTAATGCAGATATTGTTGGGAATCATTTTAATATTTAATACATTTTTAATGCTTCGAGGTACAATTCATGACAGATATATGCCAAATGATTTTGTGTGTATCGGCAACTCAAAAGAAACGACAGCAGTAAATACTGTGGTAACAGCTCGATTTAATGGTCTTACAAAACAATTCCCGTTTCTGTGGTTTAATGAGATGGGAGGTGATTCCTGGGTTGCTATATCACTTAGCGACTATAATAAAATTTACAATAAAAATGAATCGTTAAATAAAAATGAAATAATAAGAATTTGGAGAAAAGAAGGGAGCCGTAAATCGGATCTAAGTGATAAACAACATAGAAAAATAAAATCAATCGCACTTGGTAAATGCGGAAATATGGATGAAGAGGGATTGGAATATAAATACAATTTCCAGATAAAGAAAGAGCAAATCAAAGAGATGATCGGCTTTTCTATGACCGGTCTTGTAATTATTCCAGATAATATATTCACGCAGGCAGAAAAAGAAAGTGATTATAAAAAAATGTTTATGATTATAAATCTGCCAAAAAAGAACCTGACAGTTTCAACACGATACATAGAAAAAAAATTGCAACAAGGAAAACTAGATGAGGCTTTTTGTAAGTTGACAATTCAGGGTATTGATAAAAAAGAAAACGTATTAAATCAAATGGTAGTAATCCTCGTAGCGATTATTATTTTAATTTTTACGATGTTTATAACATGGTTAATGCTGCAGAATGATCAGGAGCATTTAAAACGAAAATATCAGATAGGTGCTATTCTTGGTGTGAAGAGGAAGGAAGGACATTTATCCGTTGTGAAAGAAATATCCAGAGACATGTGTTGGCCTCTTTCAATTGTGGCCGTTATAAGTGGAATGTTTTGCGGAGTATTTATAAAATCTTATTATTACGGAACAATGGAAATTGTTTTGATACAAAAGGAAGTTGCAATGTTAGGATGGATTTTATGCATATATGGAATTATTTTTATGATATTTATTATTTTTTCAACCAGGCGTTTATGGAAAGAAATTTCAAAAATATGGGGTGATAAGAATTGATGAGAAATATATTAGAAGTTAAAAATCTTGTAAGAAGTTACAATACAGCAACTTTTAGGGATTCAAAAAATAATGTGAATGTGTTAAAAGGAATCAGCTTTCAAGTTGCGGAAGGTGAATTTGTTGGAATCATGGGAAAATCCGGATGTGGTAAGACAACGCTGCTTAAAACACTCGGAATGATTGATAAACCGACGGATGGAACAATTAAATTTATGGGGGAAGATACCAGTGAACTGTACGGGGACAAGCTTGCGGATATCCGGAACAGCAAGATAGGATTTATTTTTCAGGACTTTTATCTGATGGACAGCCTCTCAGTGGAAGAGAATATCATGCTGCCGATGATCATAAGCAAACAGAATATTAATAAGATGATTGCAGAAGCAAAGAAATATGCAGAACAATTTCAGATAGAACATCTGTTAAAGAAAAACCCTTATGAATTATCCGGTGGTGAAAAGCAGAGAGTTGCCATATGTCGTGCGTTAATCAATAATCCTGATCTGATACTTGCTGATGAGCCAACCGGAAATTTGGACTCAAAGTCAGGAAAGATTGTAATTGATGCATTGAATAAGATTTCATCGGAATATAAGAAGACGATTGTCATGGTAACGCATGATTCGCAGATGGCTAGCTATTGCAGTCGGTTAATTCTGTTGAAAGATGGTGTAATACTAGAGGATTTGAAGAATAGCGGAAATCAGGATGCATTTTATCAGGAGATCCTCGGAAAGATGAAAGAGCTGTAAAAGATTCACAAAAAATTGACATTGCTGACTTGAAAAAGTAAATTCCAGTGCAAGAGTAAATTCCATCATGTTTTAAATTTTACCGAAATTACGAGAGATTTTCTTTTTGACCAAATTGCATGAAAGCAATTCGAGAGGTTTTGCCCAGCAGGAAAAAAGAGAAAAATACAGCTGATAACGGGTGTAGATTGTATCGCTCCATTTATACCATTTTTGTTCATGGAATATGTGATTGTTCCGGGGCGAAAGGGTACTGTAATGAAACGGATCATAACCTTTGATAAAAAGTCAGGTTGATTATATTTAATCTTCCTGACTTTTTGCTGATACTCCGAAAAAATAAAAGCGATCAGATAAAAATTATTTCTATCACCATGCATTCGGAAGGAACTACCGGTAGCAAGTTCCGTAGATATGTCGAAGTATGCAAAAAAGATTGTTATAAGGGTATTTAGGGAAAATTCATGGTCAGAAAACCGGGTATTCATGGCCACTATCACACCAAGGAAGAAAAGGCATGCTATAATAAGCCAAGAAATTAATACGGAGACAAACAAAATGAAAGACTGGTCAAGAAAAAGAAAAACAGATTTTATAATAGGAGTAGCTTTGCAAATATACCTCCTTTTCCCATGGGTACAGCATTATACAATATATGGCTATTTATTTAATACATTGAAAATAAATGATTACGTCCAAATGTATAACAAAACATTATTGCCATCATTAAAAGAAAAATCATGGGGCTATACAAAAATGTCAGCATTTGTCTTTTTAATTATCATTATTCTATTAATGGTTTTTCAATTAATTGAATTAATGCGAATATATCACATAACCACAAATGAAAGGACAAGTGATTATCGTGGATTTTTCTGGATTATATATTTAATCTTTTTTTCGATATTTATAGATAAGGTAGAGTTTGTAGATTATTCTTTGATTCCTGCTTATGTAGAAGTGTATATGATTGTACTATTAGTTTTTTTAGGATTGTGGATTTTAATTGATGCAATGCTAGATACATGGGAATCAGAACATCAGATATTAATTTCTCAATTAGAGGAACAGGAAAAGCTCGCATTACAAACGAAAGTCAAGATTTTAGAAGAACGCTATCAAGAAATGTTAAAAAGCCGAAAAGTGGTTCATGATATGAAGAACCATATTCTGGCACTCAAGAACTATGATCAGGAGCAAAACTGGTCCGGATTGCATGAATATTTGAATGAGCTTAGCGATGATATGCTGGAATATAATTTTCATATCTGGACTGGAAATCATATGCTGGATATGATCTTAAACCAAAAGGAAAAGGATGCACAGAATCAAAATACTGTTATGCAGATTGATACAGAAGTCTTTTCGACACTCCCTTTTACAGACCGGGAGATCATATCACTTTTCGGAAATCTATTGGATAATGCGTTGGAAGCCTGTGAAAAAATCAATGATAAAGAGCGTTGGATAAAGATTAAGATAAAAAAGAAAAACCTATTGTTATATATTGAAATTGCAAATGCATTAGAGCAAAGGCCAAAGCAAATTCAGAAAAAATTTGTTTCAAATAAAAAAGATAATGGACTTCATGGATATGGAATGAAGAATATACAGGATATTGTAAAAAAGTATGATGGAATCTTCCAATATAAGGTATATGAAGATCAGCTGATATTTATGATTTCTATCTATACTGATATGCACAGAGATTGCTATTAAATATTATTTTATGTGAGTGGGTGAGTGAAATGAAAAAAGACAAGTTATTTTTTCAGATAATGAAAAAAATATTTTTGGGGCACCATAAAGAATTAAGAATTCTGATTTTATGCGAAACAATACTGACGGCAATTTCATATGCTATAGTCAGCGGATATCAGATGTTTTCCAACGGACATTCCTCAGAATATTTTATGCAGGAAGACGGAATAAGCAAAAGCTTTCTTTCCGCCGGAACAATTCTATTATTCTGCGGAATTATACTGATTATCACAGTTCTCATATCATATCTTGGAAAGCGTATTCCGGAATATGTATTTTTACAAAGAATGGGAATATCAAAGAAAGATTTAAAAACGATGGTTTTATATGAGGCAGCAATTTCGTATCTGGTATCCATCATAGCAGGATTTTTCGTTGGAAAAATATTGACCGAGGGATTAAAGATCCTTATGGTTCGTGCTTTGCATATAAATTTTAAATTAGGAAGGGTGGCTTTCTTTACATATCCGTCTATTTGTATCCTCATTTTATTTATATATGGGCTCAGTTTCTTGCTGGTAAAAGAATTGCAATCCGATTTTCTGATCATTACAAATATGAATGAGACAGCAAGAATAGAAAAGCTGGAAGGAAAATTCAGAGTTCCTAAAATAATGATCGGAATCATACTTTGTATTTATTCCGTTTATGCATATTCTAAAATATACCATTATGAGAGTGCATATCTAATCATCGCTTTCTTTGCCGGATTGTATTTAAGCTTAAGAAATATATTTTCTATTTTTTTAGAACGTATAAAGCACAAAAAGCAGAAAAAATATTATAAGAATCTTTTGATGAATCATCGGTTTTATTACCGTATGAATACCGTGAGCAGATATATTTTATTCTTTTCACTGATGAGTTTTTTAAGCTGCTTTTATTTCGGAATACAATTTATCAGTACGATAAATGCCGAAAAAGCAGAAAGTTTATATCCGTATGATTTTATGTGTGTTGCAGATAAATCAGACGATAAGCTTTTTGAAAAAATAAAAGAAAAGTATCATGCTACATTAACTGAATATCCAATGGTAAGAGTTGCAAACGCAGATAAGACGGAACATTTAGAGGGACGAGGGGAAATTATTATCCAGGGACAACAGATTGGTATCTCGGAGTCTACTTATTACAAGTTAAAAAAAGCTGTAGATCCATTGTATAAAAAGAAATCCTTAAATCTAGATAAAAATGGAAAGAAAGTATATGTTGTCCATCAACAGGACCGGGCAACAAAGGCTCAGCCGGTCGACTGGTACTATAACAAAAAGACACCGACTTTACATATCGGACTCCCTTGTGAATATTGTGATTATGCTGATCATGAGACAACATACGATAAGAAAATAGTTGCCGGAGAGGAGATCTCCAGTCTTACAGGGTGTTACAGTACACCAAAATGTGAAAATCTGATCGTTTTTTCCGATGAATATTTCAAAAAAGCTCAAAATGAATGGAAGGATATAGAAGCTTTGACTGGTTTTAAATTGGAACGGTATAAGGCAATGTATGGTGATGATGGAGAACCTTATATTATTGAAGGACCAACAAAACTGGTATTCATCCAGACAAATAAAAAGTACATAGATCAAATCGATAAAGAATTGGAGTCAAAAGAAGAGAGACATAAATATATCGGCAATTATGATTCTACGGTAAAATTTCATTATTTATCAAAAACAGCAATTACGGATATGAAAACCGAAAGAGCCGTTAAGTCGATGATCTGTGTATATATTATCATTACATTAAGCATATTGAATTGGATCATGCTATATGCCATGAACGAAATGGAGAAAAAAGAAAAAGCAGAACGCGAGAAATTCCTGG from Dorea longicatena harbors:
- a CDS encoding zf-HC2 domain-containing protein, with product MNKITCNVIKDILPLYIDGVVSEDTQKIVDEHLAECSLCRDEMNKLKKTLVIPTNEEIQQETVNVLEKSISSIERTVVKKFIHYSSYFDLIFNIGMIPFIYWLYVIWIKKETSLLNIYVFIKKYSRISGDLLSFALFFVIFICCDIIHIVLTMKKKQLNIMDSVVVMSIMVKLFLILILMAFLTAGILM
- a CDS encoding sensor histidine kinase, whose translation is MKDWSRKRKTDFIIGVALQIYLLFPWVQHYTIYGYLFNTLKINDYVQMYNKTLLPSLKEKSWGYTKMSAFVFLIIIILLMVFQLIELMRIYHITTNERTSDYRGFFWIIYLIFFSIFIDKVEFVDYSLIPAYVEVYMIVLLVFLGLWILIDAMLDTWESEHQILISQLEEQEKLALQTKVKILEERYQEMLKSRKVVHDMKNHILALKNYDQEQNWSGLHEYLNELSDDMLEYNFHIWTGNHMLDMILNQKEKDAQNQNTVMQIDTEVFSTLPFTDREIISLFGNLLDNALEACEKINDKERWIKIKIKKKNLLLYIEIANALEQRPKQIQKKFVSNKKDNGLHGYGMKNIQDIVKKYDGIFQYKVYEDQLIFMISIYTDMHRDCY
- a CDS encoding ABC transporter ATP-binding protein, with protein sequence MRNILEVKNLVRSYNTATFRDSKNNVNVLKGISFQVAEGEFVGIMGKSGCGKTTLLKTLGMIDKPTDGTIKFMGEDTSELYGDKLADIRNSKIGFIFQDFYLMDSLSVEENIMLPMIISKQNINKMIAEAKKYAEQFQIEHLLKKNPYELSGGEKQRVAICRALINNPDLILADEPTGNLDSKSGKIVIDALNKISSEYKKTIVMVTHDSQMASYCSRLILLKDGVILEDLKNSGNQDAFYQEILGKMKEL
- a CDS encoding RNA polymerase sigma factor, whose protein sequence is MDFDCIYKSYYLDVYHFLCGLSSNKEIAEDITQETFTKALTAINSYDGRKDIRAWLFTIARNTYFTYCKREKIYVEWEPPTEQVDIQTEFIDNLINKEQVEKIHNFLKNMKDPYKIVFELRIHGELSFEKIGRIFGKSSGWARVTYYRAKMKILEYMEAENNE
- a CDS encoding Abi family protein, whose translation is MTEKALKPIKPFLNYEEQINNLIEQKGMIVNDHKFAVSKLEDISYFALIDGYKNLFYNPMTRKYKEGTTFEDLVALYEFDEKLRTLIFRYLCHFEQKMRSLISYHFCDTYSEKQEDYLNAVHYNNSGANKKKIAALIAILDREAKKSTDHAYVVYQRKTYGNVPMWVIMKTLTFGQMSKMYSFLTTSMKTKISRHFDYVSEKELIQYMKVLTLYRNVCAHNERLFSYKSRFDIPDTILHRKMKLPQNGNKYKCGKNDLFSVVIAFRMLLAKEDFAEFKKSLNQIINQYMKKTGNLNQDLFFKAMGFPENWKNISRYKL
- a CDS encoding FtsX-like permease family protein encodes the protein MFKVVWKSFKYNRKNFLSFFMSEILSVAVIFMLIYIQEALSQVPGIKTEALQFAYQSELRKQLRIIIPCIILIMILVTGYSVKAYINTRIWDYKLFQLLGIRKKNLKVMIGLEYVISGMLACGFGILFGLIGTKIIKEILHTRINARFVKGISMSRVYLVLILSCLIMTIGVYITLQILLDTRTNLGDKIFKIKESRIHSMISVIYFIVGILVISSGYLLVNNDPMMAYMALICILTGLIILMIFGTGFFMEKFSESKYYKKHILAWNDCYCYIKKHGFRMLMQILLGIILIFNTFLMLRGTIHDRYMPNDFVCIGNSKETTAVNTVVTARFNGLTKQFPFLWFNEMGGDSWVAISLSDYNKIYNKNESLNKNEIIRIWRKEGSRKSDLSDKQHRKIKSIALGKCGNMDEEGLEYKYNFQIKKEQIKEMIGFSMTGLVIIPDNIFTQAEKESDYKKMFMIINLPKKNLTVSTRYIEKKLQQGKLDEAFCKLTIQGIDKKENVLNQMVVILVAIIILIFTMFITWLMLQNDQEHLKRKYQIGAILGVKRKEGHLSVVKEISRDMCWPLSIVAVISGMFCGVFIKSYYYGTMEIVLIQKEVAMLGWILCIYGIIFMIFIIFSTRRLWKEISKIWGDKN
- a CDS encoding FtsX-like permease family protein, whose product is MLHKIIYKNFKSNIRKYILFFVSNIIAVAELFIFWGLNDVVVRAVTEPSIMMGIKSDFMIAVGLITVVTILLMVFSMRYYIKLRAKDYGTFIMLGMKKKMSYMLLFAEYIIGCIGSLLIGILLGNLLLYGILYCLNQYNPQIITLQKVDPVVYKNTILLCLGVMLGIFIILLVWMDGRNLSSLMMKEEIKEKRPVSSKWLLFTVLGIVFIILAIKQYKPGTWGYYFAHIYFLIGGILIITFSGAFILEQAKKEPFYFRYALKINQLDSKYQSNILIILMLFVIHFFVLSYIGTQIVEILPLDKTNSNYPYDIIWMARQNDEKYSEKIAEKYNGTVKHIPMIRATMFYSQEEIGISESTYKELTGKAYGLSGKEIVIGIEDQNYQREEKVTDKVLYDLFGWLYIGKFNPNKKEFESSNILKDANYQYRIKEIHTQNVFGKFVPEDAGEGCEDTVIFSDEYFDKQWEKQAADDEEVSMLEAFSFPKTKEQMAWKEIKDHADKEGITVFQPDDSHSPHAICYDKTVFLKEQKASNIFLLFSKLFILITLLISGTFIMVVKNLAEMSSYQRRYEFFHSMGMKQKEQKKILSFEICSVANIALGTGICLALLYVMTYLHWYDAMGEKISTTFWSYWLKLVGIYIIIQIVVQKLFVRYVNKRI